TTAAAAAACTGCTGAAGGCAACAACGTTGAAAGCAATTTTAAAAGAGGTAGTAAGTGGAACGACAGTTGAAATTGCCAATAACATTCCAGATGTTGCCATTGACCAATGGGCAATGATAGATAAAAATGGAGCTCAAGTGTTAGAGGACTTAAAAAAACAGTTTCCTTTCTCTGCTTACATTAATGATGAAGGAAAGTTATACTGTGGTCTTGAGCAATTGAACAATATCGGGCAAAGTGTGGTTTATGATCTAAATTACAATTTAGTTGAAAATAACTTGGAGTTTAGAAGTAAAAACGACCGTAAAATAAGAATAAAATATACTTACATCGGTAAGGATAACAAAAAGAAAAGCTATGAGTTTGGAGACTCTGATGGAGAGCTGAGAACCTTTCATACATCAGTCGTTTCAGATGAGGCAAAACTCAAAGAAATGGCTAATGTAGAGCTTGAGAAATTGAAATATGATGGCTTTGACGGTGATGTAGTTTCCTTCTTAATTCCGTTTGCTAACAGAGGAATGAAAGCTATAATCAGAGATAAAAAGCACTCGAACCGTGAGGGTAGCTATTTGATAAAAAAAGTTGTAACCACATTTGGAATGAGTGGAGCAAGAAGAAAAGTAACTATAAGTAATAAGTTGTAAAATGACTAAGGAGCTTGAGGATGCATTCAGAAAATTAAAAGAGCGTGGTGTTCATACGTTTGCAGTTACTGTTGTTTCTGTAAATAAGGAAGATGGAACCTGTGTTGTTTCTGATGATGATATTGAGTTTCCGGATGTTCGTTTGTCGGCTGTCATAGATGGAAATAATAAGAAATCTTATTTATTTCCTAAAGTTGGAAGTGATGTTTTAGTGAGCCCAATTATGGAGGACTTACACAAGCTTTATGTTGAATATTACTCAGAGCTTGAAAGTTTGGATTATCATTTTGGAGAAGTTCAATTTAAAATTGATAGAGATGGCTTCCTCTTAAAAAAGCAAAATGAAACCTTAAAGAAATTAGTATCTGATTTACTTATTGGCATTAAATCAATGAGTTTTTTAGTTACAACCACTGGAGGTAATGGCAATACTACGACACTTAATAATGTAGCCACTTTTAATGGCATTGAAAATAGGTTTAATCAGTTTTTAAAGGATAGTTAAATGGGTATTTTAGAGCTAATAGGCAGTATTATAACTGCATCAATCGCTTCCGGTTTTTTAACCTCAATTTTTATGAGGTCAAAGTATAAACAAGACATTGAAAAAATAAAGGTTGAAGTATTACAGGGAAAGGAAGCCGCGGACTCTGTTGCTATTGATAATGATATAAAACTGTCAAGTCATTATAAAGATATTATAGGAGACTTAAAGCAGCGATATGAAGATAGAGTAAGTGAATTTGAGCAAATGATGAATCGAAAAGTTTCGATGCTGGAAGAGGAAATTAAATTACAAGCTCGAAAAATAAAGCTTCAACAGCAGGAGATTACTGAATTAAAAAAAGAAAACCGTCAATTAAAATCTGCTAATAAATAATGGCAATAATTCGACATAACCAATCTTTATTAGATATCGCGGTACAAGAGTGCGGAAGCGTTTTCGCTGCTTTTGATTTGGCTGTAGCTAATGAGATTTCAGTTACTGAAGAGTTAGTACCAGGACAAAAAATAATTATACCAAATAGCGATAATACTTTTGAGCAAGTAGCAAACTATTTTAAAAAAAACAATATAGTAGTTGGAACAAAATATACCGAACCAACTGTTTCATTTGGATTCCCTGAAGGCGAATTCCCAATATCATTTTAACAATGGATGCAAGATTTAGAGAAATACAACAAATAATGTTAGATAAAAAAGCAGAAGCTTCACAGCTAAATGCTTTAGATGTTTTAACAGATTCTGAGATAACTGCGAGCGGAGCCACTTCAAGTAGTAAGGTTGCCAACTGGCGTTTATTTATTTGGATATTTTCTTTTTCTCTTTGGCTACATGAAAAAGTTGTTTCTTCAAACGCTGCTAAAACAAGACCCCAAAATATTCCTAATTATCAATCAATGGTGATGTCTTATATTGATGGGTGTCCTATTATTTGGGCAAATAATCAATTTCAGTTTGACACTACCGGTTTAACATCTGCTGAAGTTGCTTCTAGAATGATAATAAAAAGATGTGCCGTATTAACTACCTCAAGAGGGATTTTAGTAAAAATAGCAACTGAAAGTGGAGCTACAACAGCTCCAGTCACAAATGACCAAGCAATTGCGATTTTATATTACATAAATAAAAATACTCAGCCTGGTGTTAATGTAACATTGATAAATAAAGCACCTGATCAAATCAAGCTTACAATTGATGTTTATATCGATCCGTTAATAATTGAAATTTCAACCGGTAAATTAAAAAATACAACTGAAGAGATTTACCCTGTAAAAGATGCAATTAAAGAGTACCTGAGAAACCTTGAGTTTAATGGAGCTCTATCAAAAAGCAAACTTGAGGATTATATACAAAAGGCGGCAGGAGTTGTTGATTTTCAAACTCTATTATTACAATGGAAATATGAGTCACTTCCTTTTATGGATTTGGGGATTTATAAAATTGCAAACTCCGGGCATTTTGAAATACTTGATGCTGATTTAACTATAAACTATAAGAGTAATGGTACTTTGGGATAAAGTTGACTTTTCAGTTTTGATACGAGAGCTTTTGCCAACTTTCAAAAGAAAGCCAAAATTCCTTGCTCTTTTTGATACGTTTATTTCTGCATTGATTAGGATTTATAATGAAACTTTTTACACGCTTCAACACGATGGTAGAAAGATTTATTTAGAAAAGGTTTTAAATGATTATTACAATATTGAAGGTTATAATCCTAGTCAACATGATGAAACAAAGAAAATTTACATTACAAACGTTGCTCAGATACAGGAAGTATTTATTTATCAGCCTTTAGAAAATAACCCAGTTTTTTTGGGTGACTCGAGTAATACTATTCAGGTTTTTATAAATCAAGAAGATGAAACTTTGAATGAATACAGCTTTACAATTTTTATACCGGACACTGTAGTTTTTGATGAGCAGGATTTAAGAGCTGAATTTGGGAAATATGAATATATAGGAAGATTATACAATATTGAAACTTACACGATATGAGTAATATTATAGATTTTAGCCAGTTAGGTGGTTATAGATTGGAGCAACCGACATTTGATAAAATGCAGTCTACTTACTTTGGAATTCTTGATGCCTTGATGGGTCATTTGAGAGTACCAAATAGCGGAAAATTTATTGTTTCAGGTTGTGAATTTGCAGCGGGAAATATTGCTCCTGGTATCATGTACATAGATGGTGTTCTTTGTCCTTTTGCGGGTACTACAACTGGAACTGAAACAACCGGAACTAAAATTAAAAAGAATGTTACTACAGGTTCGTTATCATTTGAAAACGGAACTAATCCAGTTGTGTTTACGGTAACCAATGCAATTGTAGATGCGACAGGAACTGCGCTTAGTGCATTTACTAGAATACCATACAATGATGTAGTGCCGTGGTCAACTTTAATAGACGTTCCTGCTGACCTCGTACATGATGCCGGATATGTTCATACAGATGAAAACTTCACGGCTGCATTATTAGCTAAGCTTAACGGAATTGCTGCCAATGCAGAGGTAAACGTTCAAGTTGATTGGTTAGAGACCGATATCACATCTGATGCTTACATTAAAAATAAACCTCTTGGTTTATTATTGACTTACCTAAAGCAAGGAACTTATGTTCATGGTGATTTGATTACGAGTGAGCAATTGGTAACGATAAGCTTTGCAGATATAGGTACTGCTAATTACAAAGTAGTTGGGGCATTAGAGGGTTCAGGTTCTGCTTGGACTGCTGATAGTGCAGTCATTTGGGGAATTAGAAATAAAACGTCAACATCCTTCCAATTATCGTTACAGGATAGGGGTAATTTTAGCGGTCAGGCATTGACCTTTGATTATATTTTAATACCAAAAAATAATAACTAAGCTATGAAAAAGACATATTTCAGTGCAATTTCACGTCCAGATAAACCATTTATATCTTGGAATTCAGTTGGTAATTTTACTCCTACTGAGTTTGCCGCTTCTGAGTATGCGGATGATCCTTTAATTATCTCTGAGGATGACTTACCTAATCCTATTAATGTTTTTGGTGTTTGTCCTTTAAAAATTGTTAGTGGAGTTTTAGAAGATAGAACACCAGGCGAAATGGCTGTTTTTGAAACTGAGTACAATATTATCATGGGAGTGAAGTCTGAACGGTTAAAAAAACAGGCTATTGATGATGATAAGTTTACTTATGATGGTCAACAGTTCCCAATGGACGAGGTTAGCCGTTTATTTTACTTAGCAATAGAAAAGAACCGTGGCAACTCAAAAATCAAAACCATGAGTAACACGCTTTACTCTTTACTTGATGCTAACATTGATGCGTTCTTGGCAGCGTATTACTCAAGATTATTAACAATCTCTCAACATACAATCTAATGTTACAGAACGGAAATCCACCTCAAAAAATTGATACTCCTGAGCGATTAGCCTGGGCAGTTGGTAAAGACCCAAAAACGTATGAGTCTGCTGCTGACTATAATTTTTTATTGAATAGATTAACAGTACTTTGGGCTATTGCTAATCCTAACCCGGCTAATTTTCATCCTAGCAGAAAGATTGACTTAGGTACAATTTCAGTTCCATTCATTACTTATCTTAATACTAACACTGCTAGAACGTTTTTAGAGCCTTCTTTTGTAGTTTATAAAGTTGGAGAAATTCAGTATGTCTATGCATTTGTTGGTAAAGAGGGAACTTATGGAATAGGACATGTTCCATTGACTGAAGCCCAATTCATATTTTTAAGTTCAACTGATATACCAGAGCCAACTCTACCTAGTCGAAAAATAGCATTTGGGACGCTAAGTGGTGATGTTTTTGATGCATCAGTAAATAGCTTAGGATATGAAATTACAGTAAATCAAGTAGATGATTATTGGTTAACAAATATTCCTTTTTTTCCTACGACTGTTGTGAGAATTCAGGATCCTTTAAATATAACTATTGATACTGGAGGTTTTGTAAAGGCATCCTGGTTTAATCAAGGAGGATTTGTAGCATTAAAAAATGTTTATTTTCCACAACAAGGAGCTACATCTGATGGCGGTGAGTTTTCTCATGCCTACATAGAATTTGAACAATTATAATTATGAAACAACAGGTAACTATAGACCCAAGTATAGCGGGTATTGTAAACATTGCGACTATTGGTAAAAATGAAATTGTACCGATTTATTTTGAGGCTGAGCAAAATTGGGTTGGCTCTTATGTCTACAAAGTTTGGACAACGGATAAAAAAACGACAGCTCTTACTATTCCAGAAACTTTTGATGTTCAAGTCGATGCTCCACCCGCAGAGCCTGTAGTTTATAAAACTATTGAGGTTATTGAAAAAATAATGACTTTAATTATTGCTCCGGCTAAACAGAATTTAACCTCAGGTGATTTTTACTTTGAAATCATTGAGCAAAACTCAAGCAGAGTAGTATTTAAAGGAGTTAAAAAAATAGTTGAATAATGATTGTAACCATTACATCACCGGAAGCAATTAAAGCAACAGTAACTTGTGGCAAACCTGACATTATTGAGGTTGTTCAAGCTATGTCCGTTAATGTAGTTTTATCTGTTTTCAGGGATGGATTATCAGCTTATCAGATTGCGCTTAAATATGGTTTTATAGGTACTGAAGAGGAATGGAACAACCAAAACCAAAACCCAACTATTGACGGTGGATTAATATTTTAAATAAAAGATTATGAGTAATATAATTAGACTTAGAACTAAAACAACAACGGGAGCTCCAG
The window above is part of the Flavobacterium sp. N1994 genome. Proteins encoded here:
- a CDS encoding late control protein, with protein sequence MFVLEGNVSIGNYSFNSFNEVEITKSIEDMSDTAVVKMPTRFKVRNNNDLLFTEQAIKVGDKVVITLGYKNKYSGVEFVGYVKKFAPKIPLEIHCEDAMWLLRRNHIKKLLKATTLKAILKEVVSGTTVEIANNIPDVAIDQWAMIDKNGAQVLEDLKKQFPFSAYINDEGKLYCGLEQLNNIGQSVVYDLNYNLVENNLEFRSKNDRKIRIKYTYIGKDNKKKSYEFGDSDGELRTFHTSVVSDEAKLKEMANVELEKLKYDGFDGDVVSFLIPFANRGMKAIIRDKKHSNREGSYLIKKVVTTFGMSGARRKVTISNKL